A stretch of [Clostridium] innocuum DNA encodes these proteins:
- a CDS encoding stage V sporulation protein D — translation MIRGKVKTRISTIFLCCILIFCCILGKLGYEQIFHHTDIMEKALSLWERDFTVAGLRGSILDKNGNVLAHDIPSTSVMVVPAQIQDADKTAQQLADVLQADKKKILSTITKHVSTQKLQPEGRLISDDKARKLEAMDLPGVYLVQDSLRNYPNNNYLAQVLGFTGIDNQGLAGLELQYNDILSAKSGALNIPFDAKGHNVELYKESYEAPGRGMDVQLTIDSNIQDIVERELNNLVKRYKPKSALALAMNPNTGEILAMVSKPDFDPNHYKDYSSDVYNRNLPIWKSYEPGSTFKSVTFASALELKLFDMFKDTYYDRGYEMVGGARIKSWKAGGHGQQTFLQVLENSSNPGFVEISRRMGLDNEYDFVKKFGFGEKTGIDLPGESKGIMFKKSAMGELEQATVAFGQGLSVTPIQLVTAFSAIINGGTLYTPYITKSINDPITHDAILEYKPTAKRKVISEDTSKKMRYALESVVANGGGKPAYTEGYKIGGKTGTAQIAENGVYSTSNYILSFLSAAPIDDPQIVLYIAADSPQNDVLYGGTVIAPVAKACYEDILPYLGVKKAEEQIPKKLVWPETENIKVQDFRGKKKKDVAQEGVTFTFIGSGDTVMEQMPEAGTTLSAEGGEVWIYLGNDKVK, via the coding sequence ATGATTCGAGGAAAGGTCAAAACGAGAATATCCACTATCTTTCTCTGCTGCATTCTTATTTTTTGCTGTATACTGGGCAAGCTCGGTTATGAACAGATCTTTCATCATACCGATATTATGGAAAAAGCCCTGAGCCTGTGGGAGCGTGACTTTACCGTAGCGGGTCTGCGCGGTTCCATTCTGGATAAAAACGGAAATGTTCTGGCACATGATATTCCAAGTACATCGGTGATGGTCGTACCTGCCCAGATACAGGATGCCGACAAGACAGCCCAGCAGCTGGCAGATGTATTACAGGCGGATAAGAAAAAAATCCTGTCTACCATCACCAAGCATGTCAGCACCCAGAAGCTGCAGCCGGAGGGACGTTTGATCAGCGATGATAAGGCGCGCAAGCTGGAGGCGATGGATTTACCAGGCGTTTATCTGGTGCAGGATTCCCTGCGCAACTATCCGAATAATAACTATCTTGCACAGGTGCTGGGCTTTACCGGTATCGATAATCAGGGACTGGCAGGTCTGGAGCTGCAGTATAATGATATTTTGTCTGCGAAAAGCGGTGCTTTGAACATCCCGTTTGATGCCAAGGGGCATAATGTTGAATTATATAAGGAAAGCTATGAGGCACCGGGCAGAGGGATGGATGTACAGCTGACCATTGATTCCAATATTCAGGATATCGTGGAGCGGGAGCTGAACAATCTGGTCAAGCGCTATAAGCCGAAATCCGCACTGGCTCTGGCGATGAATCCGAATACCGGGGAAATTCTGGCCATGGTCAGTAAGCCTGACTTCGATCCGAATCATTACAAGGATTATTCCAGTGATGTATATAACCGCAATCTGCCAATCTGGAAGAGCTATGAGCCCGGCTCCACCTTTAAATCCGTAACCTTCGCTTCTGCATTGGAGCTGAAGCTGTTTGATATGTTTAAGGATACGTATTACGACCGCGGCTATGAAATGGTCGGCGGTGCCCGTATCAAATCCTGGAAGGCGGGAGGTCATGGGCAGCAGACCTTCCTGCAGGTGCTGGAAAATTCCTCCAATCCTGGCTTTGTGGAAATATCGAGGCGTATGGGACTGGACAATGAATATGACTTTGTAAAAAAATTCGGCTTCGGTGAAAAAACGGGCATTGATCTGCCCGGAGAAAGCAAGGGCATCATGTTTAAGAAAAGTGCGATGGGAGAGCTGGAACAGGCGACGGTTGCATTTGGACAGGGGCTGAGTGTCACACCGATTCAGCTGGTTACCGCTTTCTCTGCCATCATCAACGGCGGAACCCTGTATACGCCGTATATCACCAAAAGCATCAACGACCCGATTACCCATGATGCAATACTGGAATATAAGCCGACAGCAAAACGCAAGGTGATCAGTGAGGATACCAGCAAGAAGATGCGCTATGCATTGGAAAGCGTTGTCGCCAATGGCGGCGGTAAGCCGGCATATACCGAGGGCTATAAAATCGGTGGTAAGACCGGTACGGCACAGATTGCGGAAAACGGTGTGTATTCCACCAGTAACTACATTCTGTCCTTTCTGAGTGCGGCACCGATTGATGATCCGCAGATCGTGCTGTATATTGCGGCAGACAGTCCGCAGAATGACGTACTATACGGTGGAACGGTCATTGCGCCGGTCGCAAAGGCCTGCTATGAGGATATTCTGCCCTATCTCGGCGTGAAAAAGGCGGAGGAACAGATTCCGAAGAAGCTGGTCTGGCCGGAAACGGAAAATATCAAGGTGCAGGATTTTAGAGGAAAGAAGAAAAAGGATGTAGCGCAGGAGGGTGTCACCTTTACCTTTATCGGCAGCGGCGATACGGTAATGGAACAGATGCCGGAAGCAGGCACCACACTCAGTGCTGAGGGAGGGGAGGTTTGGATTTATCTTGGAAATGATAAGGTTAAATGA
- a CDS encoding MerR family transcriptional regulator codes for MKTVKEVAALTGISVRTLQYYDEIGVFKPTTLTEAGYRLYDEEALKTLQQILLFRELDFPLKEIKRIMTQKEYDQAEAFQKQKALLIKRRDRLDRLLSLLDKLEKGESCMEFEDFKLQSYLQLLEQFKAEHTEEIMQQWGSIAAFDDIIAHIREHEADIAKTAVEYYGSTAAYTDAMKYNLEHFSEIMEKLEHIRQQDYGKRNQQLMEKLLQDTTCDPASAQVQQIIYDMQHLIPEEEACGSNPGMHQQKLLIDSYLHNEALIQQTDQRYGKGASRFMGKALRIYFDKEDAAKKQR; via the coding sequence ATGAAAACAGTAAAAGAGGTCGCAGCGCTGACAGGCATCAGTGTCAGGACCCTGCAATATTATGATGAAATCGGCGTATTCAAACCAACGACACTTACGGAAGCAGGCTATCGCCTGTATGATGAGGAAGCATTGAAAACCCTGCAGCAGATTCTGCTCTTTCGGGAGCTGGATTTTCCGCTGAAGGAAATCAAACGCATTATGACACAGAAGGAATACGATCAGGCAGAAGCATTTCAGAAGCAGAAGGCTTTGCTGATCAAGCGGCGGGATCGGTTAGATCGTCTGCTATCGCTGCTCGATAAATTAGAGAAGGGAGAATCCTGTATGGAATTTGAAGATTTTAAGCTGCAGAGCTACCTGCAGCTGCTGGAGCAATTTAAAGCTGAGCATACCGAGGAAATCATGCAGCAGTGGGGCAGCATTGCCGCCTTTGATGACATTATCGCCCATATACGCGAGCATGAAGCGGATATCGCAAAAACCGCAGTTGAATACTATGGAAGCACTGCGGCGTATACTGATGCCATGAAGTACAATCTGGAGCATTTTTCAGAGATTATGGAAAAGCTGGAGCATATCAGGCAGCAGGATTATGGAAAACGTAATCAACAGCTCATGGAGAAGCTGCTGCAGGATACCACATGTGACCCCGCATCCGCACAGGTGCAGCAGATCATTTACGACATGCAGCATCTGATACCGGAAGAGGAAGCCTGTGGCAGTAATCCAGGTATGCATCAGCAAAAGCTGTTGATTGACAGCTACCTGCACAATGAAGCGTTGATACAGCAGACGGATCAGCGCTATGGCAAGGGAGCATCCAGATTCATGGGAAAAGCGTTGCGCATCTATTTTGACAAGGAGGATGCGGCAAAAAAACAGAGATGA
- a CDS encoding ABC transporter permease has protein sequence MQILRLSIANFKRNIRFYLSYILSLSFSAFILYDFLALMDSGLLEIMGKKNQEFSDMILVSMIVVLLFFVFCFLWYATNVFLNLRKKEMGTFIFMGLDQKEISRMYTLEMLLAALSAVLTGIGAGVVFFKLFAMLFFQLSGMEADISMQFSFVSALQCAAAFLILYLLLAIKGYFSIIKTSIRDMLEATRQREVVRATGLRALLSSLLFSILLIGGYFCAMQIGEMDSFSYMLLAVVLVIAGVYGLYRSLFPYLLQQLSIKKGFLYRKQRTLWINNLVFRVKKNYRTYAIVTIMMLCSVSALNAGLAFKQRYDAMAAGEGQFSYILLNTQPIPTKDLNKAAAAFGNMEYQAVLQGFPYTYEDENHLIYTDMVLSYTDYETYCKSIHKQVFAREPKPGNGLRLSKKYLISMADEVEDIVPFPRRSIHIQEKSEEYYFGIMQNNMNFIILNDEDYQAVINEKTQYMHMQMVQMDTAVDIKELRKTLAPLCDEQISAMGVDPENDDLAFVRVMYAACVFMFLVFVVSCGGVIFMKTCNDADDDYGRCQILKNIGISKQDMKKAIHRELGFTYIMPLLLTAISSVFIIHAIERVMRTKTLLPINLLTLAVVFLFDLMLYLISVQMYEKSCGLADEKQR, from the coding sequence ATGCAGATACTGCGTCTGAGTATTGCAAATTTCAAACGCAATATCCGGTTCTATCTGTCCTATATTCTGTCTCTTTCCTTCAGCGCCTTTATCCTGTATGACTTTCTTGCCTTAATGGATTCCGGACTGCTGGAAATCATGGGAAAAAAGAATCAGGAGTTCAGTGATATGATTCTGGTCTCTATGATTGTCGTGCTGCTGTTTTTCGTCTTCTGCTTTCTCTGGTATGCGACCAACGTGTTTTTGAATTTGCGGAAGAAGGAAATGGGGACCTTTATTTTCATGGGACTGGACCAGAAAGAAATCTCCCGTATGTATACGCTGGAAATGCTGTTGGCTGCTTTGAGTGCCGTATTGACCGGTATTGGTGCAGGTGTTGTATTCTTTAAGCTGTTTGCCATGCTGTTTTTTCAGCTGAGTGGTATGGAAGCGGATATTTCCATGCAGTTTTCCTTCGTATCCGCTCTGCAATGTGCCGCAGCCTTTCTCATTTTATATCTGCTACTTGCCATAAAAGGGTATTTTTCTATCATAAAGACAAGCATCAGGGATATGCTGGAGGCAACCCGTCAGCGTGAGGTGGTAAGGGCAACAGGGCTTCGTGCTCTGCTTTCTTCTCTTCTCTTTTCCATCCTGCTGATTGGCGGATACTTCTGTGCTATGCAGATTGGGGAAATGGACAGCTTCAGCTATATGCTGCTTGCTGTTGTTCTGGTCATTGCTGGTGTATACGGCCTGTATCGTTCGCTGTTTCCCTATCTTTTACAGCAGCTTTCTATCAAAAAGGGTTTTCTTTATCGAAAGCAGCGGACATTATGGATCAACAATCTGGTATTTCGTGTAAAGAAAAATTATCGTACCTATGCCATCGTAACCATTATGATGCTGTGCTCCGTCAGTGCTCTGAATGCAGGGCTGGCCTTTAAGCAGCGCTATGACGCCATGGCGGCAGGGGAAGGACAATTCTCCTATATTCTGCTCAATACACAGCCTATTCCGACAAAAGACCTTAACAAAGCCGCAGCGGCTTTTGGAAACATGGAATATCAGGCAGTGCTGCAGGGCTTTCCGTATACCTATGAGGATGAAAACCATCTGATCTATACAGATATGGTGCTTTCCTATACAGACTATGAGACATATTGTAAAAGCATTCATAAACAGGTGTTCGCCAGGGAACCGAAGCCGGGAAACGGTCTTCGTCTATCAAAGAAATATCTGATTTCCATGGCTGATGAGGTAGAGGATATCGTTCCCTTTCCTCGACGCTCTATCCATATTCAGGAAAAGAGTGAGGAGTATTATTTTGGAATCATGCAAAACAATATGAACTTTATCATTCTGAATGATGAGGACTATCAGGCTGTTATCAATGAAAAAACACAATATATGCATATGCAAATGGTGCAGATGGATACCGCCGTCGATATCAAAGAGCTTCGCAAGACATTGGCACCGCTGTGTGATGAACAGATTTCAGCTATGGGGGTCGATCCCGAAAATGATGATCTGGCATTTGTCCGCGTTATGTACGCTGCCTGCGTCTTCATGTTTCTAGTCTTCGTCGTTTCCTGTGGTGGTGTGATCTTTATGAAAACCTGCAACGATGCGGATGATGATTATGGCCGCTGTCAGATTCTGAAAAATATCGGCATATCGAAACAAGACATGAAAAAAGCCATCCACAGGGAATTGGGCTTCACCTATATCATGCCGCTGCTGCTGACAGCTATTTCCAGTGTGTTCATCATTCATGCCATTGAACGGGTTATGCGAACAAAAACACTGCTGCCGATCAATCTTTTAACTCTGGCGGTTGTCTTCCTGTTCGATCTGATGCTGTATCTTATTTCTGTACAGATGTATGAAAAAAGCTGCGGACTTGCGGATGAAAAACAGAGGTAA
- a CDS encoding ABC transporter ATP-binding protein, protein MNEIMKIRNLSKIYGKKEVRTTVLNNLSLDIEEGDFIAVMGPSGAGKSTLLNLLSTIDKPTQGSIILDGQELTAIRNEKLAKLRKEHIGFIFQDYNLLDNMTLMDNIALPLSLSNEKAKNIQQRVQEMAGLFHLEGHLKKYPHQLSGGQKQRGAAARALIRNPRIVFADEPTGALDSKSSRELLCSLKEINEERNATILMVTHDAFSASYARKVFMLKDGEIFTTLHADAERSVFYERILQLLASMGGD, encoded by the coding sequence ATGAATGAAATCATGAAAATAAGAAATCTGTCGAAAATCTATGGAAAAAAAGAGGTAAGAACGACAGTACTGAATAATCTGTCACTGGATATTGAGGAAGGGGATTTCATCGCGGTCATGGGTCCCAGCGGGGCGGGGAAGAGTACGCTTTTGAATCTGCTGAGTACGATTGACAAGCCGACACAGGGCAGCATTATACTGGATGGACAGGAGCTGACAGCCATTCGCAATGAAAAGCTGGCAAAGCTTCGAAAGGAACACATCGGCTTTATCTTTCAGGATTACAATCTACTGGATAATATGACGCTGATGGACAATATTGCCCTGCCGCTTTCTTTATCAAACGAGAAGGCAAAAAACATACAGCAGCGTGTGCAGGAAATGGCAGGACTGTTTCATCTGGAGGGGCATTTGAAAAAGTATCCGCATCAGCTAAGCGGAGGTCAAAAGCAGCGTGGAGCCGCTGCACGCGCACTGATTCGCAATCCCCGCATTGTGTTTGCGGATGAACCGACGGGTGCACTGGATTCCAAAAGCAGCCGTGAGCTTTTATGCAGCCTGAAGGAAATCAACGAGGAGCGCAATGCGACGATTCTGATGGTCACACACGATGCCTTCAGTGCCAGCTACGCCCGCAAGGTGTTTATGCTGAAGGACGGAGAGATATTTACAACGCTTCATGCGGATGCAGAGCGTTCGGTATTCTATGAGCGCATCCTGCAGCTGCTCGCTTCCATGGGAGGTGACTAA
- a CDS encoding HAMP domain-containing histidine kinase encodes MKGWLKDRRLCICILLAVLIIYHLYFLWLSSVKMELSELLYADFMLLVVIGVCTVSDWYRWIKKTEGWQNAMQTASYVLIEELDDTGELQTVLAHNEQEYLREQKEHYMQQQELQDYISRWSHEIKLPLAALRMMNERNTDAALQKDMQKQLEKMERQLHMMLCTAKAWMPAGDRSIMKIELKKAIQSAVKNASYFLIHEGFEIQIEDSVDILVLSDEQWLVYMLDQLISNAVKYHKEHPVLTFSCEVREYAVLHVRDNGIGIRQEELSAVFERGYTGRNQRNGAYRSTGMGLYFVRKIADLLGHTVTITSREQDYTDIQITFSHDGDFFHLTNL; translated from the coding sequence ATGAAGGGCTGGCTGAAGGACAGGCGTTTATGCATTTGTATCCTGTTAGCGGTGCTGATCATTTACCATCTGTATTTTCTCTGGCTTTCCTCTGTAAAAATGGAGCTGTCCGAACTGCTTTATGCGGATTTCATGCTGCTCGTGGTGATCGGAGTGTGTACGGTGTCTGATTGGTATCGATGGATAAAAAAGACAGAAGGTTGGCAAAACGCGATGCAGACAGCCTCCTATGTACTGATTGAGGAGCTGGATGATACCGGAGAACTGCAAACGGTGCTTGCACATAATGAGCAGGAATACCTCAGGGAACAAAAGGAGCATTATATGCAGCAGCAGGAGCTGCAGGACTACATATCCCGCTGGTCGCATGAAATAAAGCTGCCGCTGGCTGCCCTGCGAATGATGAATGAGCGAAATACCGATGCCGCCTTGCAGAAGGATATGCAAAAGCAGCTGGAGAAAATGGAGCGTCAGCTGCATATGATGCTGTGCACCGCCAAAGCCTGGATGCCGGCAGGGGATCGCAGCATTATGAAAATAGAATTGAAAAAAGCCATTCAAAGCGCTGTGAAAAATGCTTCCTATTTTCTGATTCACGAGGGCTTTGAAATTCAAATCGAGGATTCTGTGGATATCCTTGTCCTCAGTGATGAACAATGGCTTGTCTATATGCTGGATCAGCTGATATCCAATGCTGTCAAATACCACAAAGAGCACCCCGTGCTTACCTTTTCCTGTGAAGTAAGGGAATATGCTGTTCTGCACGTTCGAGATAATGGCATCGGAATTCGTCAGGAGGAGCTTTCAGCGGTGTTTGAACGGGGGTATACGGGAAGAAATCAACGCAATGGTGCCTATCGTTCGACGGGGATGGGTCTGTATTTTGTGCGCAAGATTGCAGACCTTCTGGGACATACGGTTACCATCACCTCTCGTGAACAGGACTATACGGATATACAGATTACCTTTTCCCATGACGGCGATTTCTTTCATCTGACAAATTTGTAA
- a CDS encoding response regulator transcription factor, with amino-acid sequence MKILIAEDDEVLAREIQMACTRWGFTVDTVQDFQQIAETLAQLKPDLLLLDINLPYYDGFYWCETIRRCSMLPILFISSRDQDQDKIMAMMSGGDDYLQKPFSLPLLMAKLQALLRRSYEYVGHTVIVLHESLCYDLDKGVLQYGSQEIVLTRTEHKILQILARNRGSIVSREELMMQIWSTDEFISDGSLTTGISRLKAKLRLFSDEDLIQTRKKQGYLLI; translated from the coding sequence ATGAAAATTCTGATAGCCGAGGATGATGAGGTATTGGCAAGAGAAATACAAATGGCCTGCACACGCTGGGGCTTTACCGTGGATACCGTGCAGGATTTCCAGCAAATCGCAGAAACGCTAGCACAGCTGAAGCCGGACCTTCTGTTGCTGGATATCAATCTCCCATACTATGACGGCTTTTACTGGTGTGAAACCATCCGCAGATGTTCCATGCTTCCGATTTTGTTCATATCCAGCAGGGATCAGGATCAGGATAAAATCATGGCGATGATGAGCGGTGGCGATGATTATCTGCAAAAGCCCTTCTCTTTACCCCTTCTGATGGCGAAGCTGCAGGCGCTTTTGCGAAGGAGCTATGAATATGTCGGACATACCGTAATTGTACTGCATGAATCTCTTTGCTACGATCTTGACAAAGGAGTGCTGCAGTATGGTTCACAGGAGATTGTGCTGACCAGGACAGAGCATAAGATTTTGCAGATTCTTGCTCGAAACCGTGGCAGTATCGTAAGCCGTGAGGAGCTGATGATGCAGATTTGGAGTACGGATGAATTTATATCGGATGGCTCCTTGACTACCGGCATTTCACGCTTAAAGGCAAAGCTGCGGTTGTTCAGTGATGAGGATTTGATACAGACACGCAAGAAACAGGGGTATCTGCTGATATGA